AGATGATCGTGTTCGGCGACAGCCTGTCCGACACCCAGAACATGTACGGCGCTTCGCAGTGGAAGCTGCCCACGGCCAAAAGCTGGTATATCGGCCGCTTCAGCAATGGCCGCGTCTGGGTGGAGCATCTGGCCGATCAGCTGAGCCTGCCGGTGTACAACTGGGCGATAGGCGGCGCGGCCGCCGACCAGCACCTGGTGGTGCCGGGCCTGCTGCAGGAAGTGGAGTCCTGGACCCAGTACATGCAGAAGGCGCCGAATTATCGGCCGGAAAACTCCTTGTTCACCATGCTGATAGGCGGCAACGACCTGCTGAACTACGGCCGCACCGTCGATCAGGTGATCGCTGATCAGAGCAAGGCGCTGGAGAAGGTGATCGCCGCCGGCGGCCGCAATATCGTGGTGTTGAACCTGCCGGACCTGTCGCGCACGCCGGCCGGCAGCAGCGGCGGCAAGGCCGCGCAACTGGCGCAGCAGGTGAAGGACTACAACCTCAAGCTGGCCGCGCTGGTGGCGAACCTGCAGCAGAAATACGGCGCCAGCCTGCGTCTGCGCCAGTTCGACGCCTACAGCATGTTCAATGACCTGCTGACCAATCCGGCCAAGTACCAGGTGAGCAATGCGACGCAGTCCTGCCTCAATATCGCCGCCAACGCCAGCCTGCCCTATGTGTCCGGCCAAACGCCGCGCGCGGAGTGCGGCAA
The Chromobacterium sp. IIBBL 290-4 DNA segment above includes these coding regions:
- a CDS encoding SGNH/GDSL hydrolase family protein, coding for MKTIIAITLLAGTLASGAATAQSEQPPSEALDGVLSAGKPLSESEAAAAASQSKPQAGSATYTYLRCYYRLNPAANQPQTSYVWATDPSSGDYYRVNGYWWSGSLVALKNMFYSDVSQDTLRSVCQSTLAKQGINRPLALTAAANNALSYNHTIWTLDSAAQGSGINKMIVFGDSLSDTQNMYGASQWKLPTAKSWYIGRFSNGRVWVEHLADQLSLPVYNWAIGGAAADQHLVVPGLLQEVESWTQYMQKAPNYRPENSLFTMLIGGNDLLNYGRTVDQVIADQSKALEKVIAAGGRNIVVLNLPDLSRTPAGSSGGKAAQLAQQVKDYNLKLAALVANLQQKYGASLRLRQFDAYSMFNDLLTNPAKYQVSNATQSCLNIAANASLPYVSGQTPRAECGNADAYVFWDNLHPTTHTHLLLGNFVADFVRQQGYPLSLQAKMKARRR